A stretch of DNA from Bacillus sp. FJAT-45350:
AAAGGATGTATATAAGTTGAGACAACATAAAATTTTCTTAATATTAATCATGTTCCTTCCTTGGCTAACGTTGCCGTTTCTAGGTAAGAAAACAATGAAAAGGTTTCTCCCTAGTGGAGTCTTCATGGGATTACTTGTTTTTTTTGAAAGTGTTTCTGCTATAAAACGCGGTTGGTGGGCAGTTTTTAAAAAACTTTATTTTAAGCTATATGGACTTGAGCCGTTTATATTTGGACCTTTTTTTATTGGTTCACTATGGATAATGAAGCTTACGTATGGTAGATTTATCAGTTTTATATTCACTAATTTACTAATTGATACGACTTTTGTTTATGCAATTTTAGATTGGTTTAAGAATAGGGGCTACGGTACATTAATTAAATTAGAGAAGTATCAGCTCTCACTTCTGTTTTTTGTAAAGTCGATTCTAATGTATGGTTTTCAAGGTATATATGAAAAAATCTTACGTTGAACTGTATTAATTAAACGTTTGATTAAATAGAGTACTGGAATATAACACCGAAATTACCAAGAAGGATATTAAAGGAGTTCAAAAAGTGAAGAAACTTAAGGCATTCTATTGGGTCATTTCAAGCTTTGCATTACTCCTGCTTGTTGCTGTAGGTAAAGATTTAGAGAATGCCTGGTACACTTAATGCTGGTGTGAAGCCTGACCCATATAATAGTTTAAAGGCATTATTCGATAGAAAGCTACGAAAGAAAGTAATAGAAGCCAATCGTGCTGAGTCGGATTTAGAAGATGTTCATATTGATGGAAGTGGCCATGAATTTTGGGTCGATGAGACGACTGGATTTACAGCAGAAGAACAAGAGGCGTTAATTAAATATCTTCTTTCAATTACAGAACCGGATGAAAAGATGACGCAGCCGTAACATGGTTGTGTCCTTGTTTGTTATGTGGAACTGAAGAAGAAGTGAACTTTCTAGAAACTTTGATGGCTTTATTTATAACTATATTCATAATGGTAAGCTTTCCTTATTGACGCTCTTCCACTGTTTCAGTAAACTATCATTGATACGGAGGTGCATGAGCGTTGTTAAGTTTACCGCAATTAATAATTTCTGTTTTTCTGTTCCTAATATTATTTTTTGGGATTGGCTTTTTATTAAATATGATATTACGTTCAACATGGGTAATGGCTGTTATTTATCCGCTAATTGTTATTTTTATTGTAGATGATGTAAAATTCTATGAATACATAATTTCTCCAATCGTTTCATTCTCTGCGTTAGGACAAGACCTAATTGCTTTGAAGCTTGTAGATATTATTGTGTTAACAAGTGGGTTAGTTGGTGCGATATTAGCTGGGGTCGTCATTCGAATGTTGCGGGCTAGAGGGTATCAAATGTTTTAGAAAAAAGATAAAGCTCAAATTTTTCTTCTTGATAAAGAAAAATTTGAGTTTTTTTGTCGTATAAAAACATAATTAGAAAACTCGGTTGACATTTACGTTAACGTAAACTAAGATTAAGAAAATTCTTACAAAGTAGGTAGAA
This window harbors:
- a CDS encoding YuiB family protein; the encoded protein is MLSLPQLIISVFLFLILFFGIGFLLNMILRSTWVMAVIYPLIVIFIVDDVKFYEYIISPIVSFSALGQDLIALKLVDIIVLTSGLVGAILAGVVIRMLRARGYQMF